Proteins encoded within one genomic window of Thunnus maccoyii chromosome 22, fThuMac1.1, whole genome shotgun sequence:
- the hacd4 gene encoding very-long-chain (3R)-3-hydroxyacyl-CoA dehydratase 4: protein MFSFRHIYIFSYNLFQFCGHTWILSNTIARFFTFGQDALADTFYSVGFVMSLCQLLSILELFHIADGIEKARLLPRFVQVTEKNILLIMVIMLEEIQSRPVVCVLLFLWNILDLLKYPHELLCVMDTPSITMLWTRYTLWIPLYILSVITEGITIYHALPYLETASYSSQLNSTVCTNSHLPFVLMAYLPLLALGASVTVWQLLKERQYQLEKWNKKMKRK from the exons AT gtTCAGCTTCAGGCATATCTACATTTTCTCCTACAACCTGTTCCAGTTCTGTGGACACACATGGATACTGTCTAATACAATAGCCAGgtttttcacatttggtcaAG ATGCCTTAGCAGACACGTTTTACTCTGTTGGCTTTGTGATGAGTCTCTGCCAGCTGCTCTCTATCCTGGAGCTTTTCCATATCGCAGATGGGATTGAGAAAGCCAGACTCCTTCCTCGCTTCGTTCAA gttACAGAGAAGAACATCCTGCTGATCATGGTCATCATGCTGGAGGAGATCCAGAGTAGACCGGTGGTGTGCGTTCTGCTCTTCTTGTGGAACATTCTGGACCTCCTAAA GTACCCACATGAACTGCTGTGTGTGATGGATACACCATCCATCACCATGCTGTGGACTCGCTACACACTCTGGATCCCCTTATACATCCTGTCAGTCATCACAGAGG gCATCACCATTTACCACGCCCTGCCTTATCTTGAGACAGCCTCATACTCATCCCAGCTGAATTCAACAGTGTGCACAAACAGCCACCTACCCTTTGTCCTCATGGCCTACTTGCCTCTTCTCGCTCTTG GGGCCTCTGTGACAGTGTGGCAGCTGCTGAAGGAGAGACAATACCAACTGGAGAAATGGAACAAGAAGATGAAAAGGAAATGA